A genomic stretch from Streptomyces venezuelae ATCC 10712 includes:
- a CDS encoding lipase family alpha/beta hydrolase: MELAKVTALMKATALEIAILTGHLVLYPSGIVAERLAAAPSSPSSPSAGPTGRRPVVLLHGFVDNRSVFVLLRRALTRSGRDCVESLNYSPLTCDLRAAAELLGRRVDEIRARTGHAEVDIVGHSLGGLIARYYVQRLGGDSRVRTLVMLGTPHSGTTVARLADAHPLVRQMRPGSEVLRELAAPSPGCRTRFVSFWSDLDQVMVPVDTACLDHPDLLVHNVRVSGIGHLALPVHPTVAAGVREALDASGAGVPGVREEGPGAGAVA; the protein is encoded by the coding sequence ATGGAGCTCGCCAAGGTCACCGCCCTGATGAAGGCCACCGCCCTCGAGATCGCGATCCTCACCGGCCACCTCGTCCTCTACCCCTCCGGGATCGTGGCCGAGCGCCTCGCGGCCGCCCCCTCTTCACCGTCCTCCCCGTCCGCGGGCCCGACGGGCCGACGTCCGGTCGTCCTGCTGCACGGTTTCGTGGACAACCGCTCGGTCTTCGTCCTGCTGCGCCGTGCCCTCACCCGGAGCGGCCGTGACTGCGTCGAGTCGCTCAACTACTCGCCGCTCACCTGCGACCTGCGGGCCGCCGCCGAACTGCTGGGGCGCCGGGTGGACGAGATCCGCGCCCGGACCGGACACGCCGAGGTCGACATCGTCGGCCACAGCCTGGGCGGGCTCATCGCCCGTTATTACGTACAGCGTCTCGGCGGTGACAGCCGGGTGCGCACCCTGGTCATGCTCGGCACCCCGCACTCCGGCACCACCGTGGCCCGGCTCGCCGACGCGCATCCGCTGGTGCGGCAGATGCGGCCGGGTTCGGAGGTGCTGCGGGAGCTCGCCGCGCCCTCGCCCGGCTGCCGTACCCGGTTCGTGAGCTTCTGGAGCGACCTCGACCAGGTGATGGTGCCGGTGGACACGGCCTGCCTGGACCACCCCGACCTGCTGGTGCACAACGTCCGGGTCAGCGGGATCGGTCATCTCGCGCTGCCGGTCCATCCCACGGTGGCGGCCGGGGTCCGGGAGGCCCTCGACGCGAGCGGCGCGGGGGTCCCGGGGGTGCGGGAGGAGGGGCCCGGCGCCGGCG